One stretch of Ooceraea biroi isolate clonal line C1 chromosome 4, Obir_v5.4, whole genome shotgun sequence DNA includes these proteins:
- the LOC105283637 gene encoding WD repeat-containing protein 61 → MYSLIYKTENAHEDSIWTCAWGCPKRKKDSQPDNEDSRDSMRSNEDETAEYLVTGSVDDAVKVWELKDGSLKMKHKLTGHSLGVVSVAVSSDGSKCASSSLDSSLKLWDLQSGDKLASIDVGPVDIWTVVFSPDDKFIVSGSHAGKIHLYGTESSKQEQTLDTRGGKFTLSVAYSPDGKYIASGAIDGIINIFDVAYGKVLRTLEGHAMPIRSLCFSPDSQLLLTASDDGHMKLYDVKDANLAGTMSGHASWVLGVAFSPDGQQFASSSSDHTVKIWELAQRQCLHTFNEHNDQVWAVKYNPQRNNVIASVAEDKSINLYECPINDK, encoded by the exons ATG TATTCCTTAATTTACAAAACGGAAAATGCTCACGAGGACAGTATCTGGACCTGTGCTTGGGGATGTccaaagaggaagaaggattCTCAGCCGGATAATGAAGATTCACG AGATTCCATGCGGTCCAATGAAGATGAAACGGCAGAGTATCTGGTGACTGGCTCCGTTGATGATGCCGTGAAAGTATGGGAGCTGAAGGATGGCAGTTTAAAAATGAAACACAAACTGACTGGACATTCCCTGGGGGTAGTGTCTGTGGCTGTTAGCTCGGATGGCTCTA AATGTGCATCTAGCTCTCTCGACTCGAGCTTAAAACTGTGGGACCTGCAATCTGGCGACAAATTGGCGAGCATCGACGTTGGTCCAGTCGACATTTGGACCGTGGTCTTCTCGCCGGACGATAAATTTATCGTGTCCGGCAGCCACGCTGGTAAAATACATCTGTATGGCACCGAGAGTAGCAAACAAGAACAAACCTTGGACACCAGGGGAGGAAAGTTCACGTTGAGTGTTGCCTAT AGTCCAGACGGTAAATATATCGCGAGCGGTGCGATTGACGGGATCATTAATATCTTTGACGTTGCCTATGGGAAGGTTCTGCGTACGCTAGAAG GTCATGCGATGCCCATCAGGTCTCTATGTTTCTCGCCGGACTCGCAGTTGCTTCTTACGGCATCTGATGACGGACATATGAAGTTGTACGACGT cAAAGATGCAAATCTGGCAGGAACAATGTCAGGTCACGCCTCTTGGGTACTTGGTGTCGCTTTCTCTCCGGACGGTCAGCAATTTGCATCGAGCAGTTCCGATCACACGGTGAAGATCTGGGAATTGGCGCAAAGGCAGTGTCTCCACACGTTCAATGAACATAATGATCAG GTATGGGCAGTAAAGTATAATCCACAGCGAAATAACGTAATCGCGTCAGTAGCAGAGGATAAGTCTATCAACTTGTATGAATGTCCAATAAACGATAAATAA
- the LOC105283635 gene encoding gonadotropin-releasing hormone II receptor isoform X2 translates to MENALLLPEVEDESVMHFLENTKCNNTTYAELPDEMRFNDGHIVTIVTYGILMMISAAGNITVLITTIIRRRKSKSRIHTLVMHLSIADLFVTFLMMPLEIGWAITVSWEAGDAMCRIMAFFRIFGLYLSSFVIICISVDRYFAVMQPLQILDVHRRGKIMLILAWIGSVLCSLPQMLVFHLETHPNHTCYTQCITFNTFPTYMHELSYSFFGMVTMYWFPLTVICYTYTSIFVEICRRSKEKNEDKIRRSSIDFLTRARVRTLKMTVTIITVFFICWSPYYVMSLWYWFDRSSANKVDLRIQRALFFFACTNSSMNPIIYGIFNIRKQRNKAPIRAPTIETRVTPLSLSIKLLD, encoded by the exons ATGGAGAACGCTTTGCTCTTGCCGGAAGTGGAGGACGAAAGCGTGATGCATTTTCTGGAAAACACCAAATGCAACAACACGACTTACGCGGAGTTGCCGGACGAAATGCGTTTCAATGATGGTCATATAGTGACAATAGTCACTTATGGTATCCTGATGATGATATCAGCCGCTGGAAATATCACGGTGCTGATAACGACCATAATACGAAGGCGAAAGTCCAAGTCCCGGATCCACACCCTGGTGATGCATTTATCAATCGCCGATCTCTTT GTGACGTTTCTGATGATGCCGCTTGAAATCGGATGGGCAATTACAGTGTCTTGGGAGGCGGGAGACGCGATGTGCCGCATTATGGCGTTCTTCAGGATATTCGGCCTGTACCTCTCGTCCTTCGTAATAATCTGCATAAGCGTAGACAG GTATTTCGCAGTGATGCAGCCGCTTCAGATCCTGGACGTTCACAGGAGAGGGAAGATAATGTTGATACTCGCGTGGATCGGCTCTGTACTTTGCTCCTTGCCACAG ATGTTGGTGTTCCATCTCGAGACGCATCCGAACCACACTTGCTATACCCAGTGTATAACATTCAACACGTTCCCGACGTATATGCACGAACTTTCGTACTCGTTCTTCGGCATGGTGACCATGTACTGGTTCCCTTTAACCGTGATATGCTACACGTATACCAGTATTTTCGTCGAGATCTGCCGTAGATCCAAAGAGAAGAACGAAG ACAAGATACGTCGTTCCTCGATTGACTTTCTGACTCGAGCGCGAGTACGCACATTGAAAATGACGGTGACCATCATCACCGTCTTCTTTATCTGCTGGAGTCCTTATTACGTGATGAGCCTGTG GTATTGGTTCGATCGGTCGTCAGCCAACAAGGTCGACCTACGCATTCAGAGggctctcttcttcttcgcgtGCACCAACTCCAGCATGAATCCCATCATCTATGGTATTTTCAACATACGGAAGCAAAGGAACAAG GCACCGATACGTGCACCCACCATCGAGACCCGAGTCACGCCGCTCTCCCTATCGATCAAGCTTCTCGATTGA
- the LOC105283635 gene encoding gonadotropin-releasing hormone II receptor isoform X1, translated as MENALLLPEVEDESVMHFLENTKCNNTTYAELPDEMRFNDGHIVTIVTYGILMMISAAGNITVLITTIIRRRKSKSRIHTLVMHLSIADLFVTFLMMPLEIGWAITVSWEAGDAMCRIMAFFRIFGLYLSSFVIICISVDRYFAVMQPLQILDVHRRGKIMLILAWIGSVLCSLPQMLVFHLETHPNHTCYTQCITFNTFPTYMHELSYSFFGMVTMYWFPLTVICYTYTSIFVEICRRSKEKNEDKIRRSSIDFLTRARVRTLKMTVTIITVFFICWSPYYVMSLWYWFDRSSANKVDLRIQRALFFFACTNSSMNPIIYGIFNIRKQRNKTKLQSHPLLRLINTTVELPVVAYARDSIFTVFIIALPILFNPSTSCNRRSSHSRGTDTCTHHRDPSHAALPIDQASRLTMSATMFARSNGCV; from the exons ATGGAGAACGCTTTGCTCTTGCCGGAAGTGGAGGACGAAAGCGTGATGCATTTTCTGGAAAACACCAAATGCAACAACACGACTTACGCGGAGTTGCCGGACGAAATGCGTTTCAATGATGGTCATATAGTGACAATAGTCACTTATGGTATCCTGATGATGATATCAGCCGCTGGAAATATCACGGTGCTGATAACGACCATAATACGAAGGCGAAAGTCCAAGTCCCGGATCCACACCCTGGTGATGCATTTATCAATCGCCGATCTCTTT GTGACGTTTCTGATGATGCCGCTTGAAATCGGATGGGCAATTACAGTGTCTTGGGAGGCGGGAGACGCGATGTGCCGCATTATGGCGTTCTTCAGGATATTCGGCCTGTACCTCTCGTCCTTCGTAATAATCTGCATAAGCGTAGACAG GTATTTCGCAGTGATGCAGCCGCTTCAGATCCTGGACGTTCACAGGAGAGGGAAGATAATGTTGATACTCGCGTGGATCGGCTCTGTACTTTGCTCCTTGCCACAG ATGTTGGTGTTCCATCTCGAGACGCATCCGAACCACACTTGCTATACCCAGTGTATAACATTCAACACGTTCCCGACGTATATGCACGAACTTTCGTACTCGTTCTTCGGCATGGTGACCATGTACTGGTTCCCTTTAACCGTGATATGCTACACGTATACCAGTATTTTCGTCGAGATCTGCCGTAGATCCAAAGAGAAGAACGAAG ACAAGATACGTCGTTCCTCGATTGACTTTCTGACTCGAGCGCGAGTACGCACATTGAAAATGACGGTGACCATCATCACCGTCTTCTTTATCTGCTGGAGTCCTTATTACGTGATGAGCCTGTG GTATTGGTTCGATCGGTCGTCAGCCAACAAGGTCGACCTACGCATTCAGAGggctctcttcttcttcgcgtGCACCAACTCCAGCATGAATCCCATCATCTATGGTATTTTCAACATACGGAAGCAAAGGAACAAG ACGAAGCTCCAATCCCATCCTCTTCTGAGGCTCATCAACACAACTGTGGAACTTCCGGTCGTCGCATACGCTAGAGATTCCATATTCACCGTTTTCATAATAGCTCTGCCGATCCTCTTTAATCCATCCACTTCATGTAACAGACGCTCGTCGCACAGCCGTG GCACCGATACGTGCACCCACCATCGAGACCCGAGTCACGCCGCTCTCCCTATCGATCAAGCTTCTCGATTGACGATGAGCGCGACGATGTTCGCCAGATCGAACGGATGCGTTTAG
- the LOC105283636 gene encoding protein AATF has protein sequence MAGKSLADKINSLITARPDFGSDEEPEETKAKVVERHDESDTSDDEFRQSKIRKQNIDTLDQLDNRYAGKKVSRKDVYSEDDASETMESEGSEEDEEDEEVESALEQSDDELDDMDGSEEADSQQSERSDGFEDDEDAENASDMQDQDDNNMNDSLHKRERFTIKTMSETNAKAEVEKGVCVRNQLKLWENLLEMRIKLQKCIITSNGMPQCDTHKKLRSDTNFVKKVDETKGKLAQVLNNMLQLKDLLLKQYPETENLCTGSKKRKSEENDDENGDDSMDEEIPSDTEDEELGSEKESSTNEDAEEAEESVPRKRPRYNDYEKILREGHTSYTQYRDSVIKKWNDKTRIATGSLNKNSGLTTLKQVEFAMSNMSRLRKKTQLKRSEYNIVGKSTPAGDKDGKDAVEEYDPEIFDDDDFYHQLLRDLIEYKSSNMTDPVQLSRQWIQLQNMRRKLKKKVDTRATKGRKVRYSVHNKLVNFMAPITVYDTWTDNAKNELYNSLFGKIKSTEEQMV, from the exons ATGGCAGGGAAGAGTTTAgcggataaaataaattctttgatAACTGCAAGGCCAGATTTTGGCTCGGATGAGGAGCCAGAGGAGACGAAGGCGAAAGTAGTGGAACGTCACGATGAGAGCGATACCTCGGACGACGAATTTCGGCAATCCAAAATCCGCAAGCAGAACATTGATACTTTGGATCAGTTGGACAAtag gtATGCTGGCAAGAAGGTCTCGAGGAAAGATGTATACAGCGAAGACGACGCGAGTGAAACTATGGAAAGTGAAGGCTCCGAAGAAGATGAGGAAGACGAAGAAGTGGAAAGTGCACTGGAGCAAAGCGACGACGAATTGGATGACATGGATGGCAGCGAAGAAGCAGACTCGCAACAGTCAGAGAGATCTGATGGATTCGAGGACGATGAAGATGCCGAAAATGCGTCTGATATGCAAGACCAAGATGATAACAACATGAACGACTCACTTCATAAACGAGAAAGGTTTACTATCAAGACAATGTCCGAGACGAATGCTAAGGCAGAGGTAGAAAAAGGTGTTTGCGTTAGAAACCAGCTGAAACTTTGGGAGAATTTACTGGAGATGCGGATAAAGTTGCAGAAATGCATTATAACCAGCAACGGGATGCCACAATGTGACACGCACAAAAAGCTCAGATCAGACACCAACTTTGTGAAGAAGGTCGATGAAACTAAAGGCAAATTGGCACAGGTCCTGAATAACATGCTGCAACTAAAAGACCTCTTATTGAAACAGTATCCTGAGACAGAAAATCTATGCACTGGCTCcaaaaagaggaaaagtgAAGAGAACGATGATGAGAACGGGGACGATTCGATGGATGAGGAAATACCCTCCGACACCGAAGATGAAGAATTAGGGAGTGAAAAAGAATCGTCCACCAACGAAGACGCGGAAGAGGCTGAAGAATCAGTACCGCGAAAGCGGCCGAGATACAACGACTACGAGAAGATATTGAGAGAAGGTCACACTTCCTACACGCAGTACAGAGATTCggttataaaaaaatggaacGACAAAACGCGCATTGCAACAGGCAGCTTGAATAAGAACTCGGGTCTCACCACGCTGAAGCAAGTCGAATTTGCCATGAGTAACATGAGCAGGTTACGGAAGAAAACTCAACTGAAACGCTCCGAGTACAATATTGTTGGCAAATCCACGCCGGCCGGCGACAAGGACGGTAAGGACGCGGTCGAAGAGTACGATCCTGAAATTTTCGACGATGATGACTTCTATCATCAGCTGTTGCGGGATCTGATAGAGTACAAATCGTCAAACATGACGGATCCGGTACAGCTTAGCAGACAATGGATCCAATTGCAGAACATGCGTAGGAAATTGAAGAAGAAAGTCGACACTCGCGCGACAAAGGGCAGAAAGGTGCGGTACAGCGTCCATAATAAGCTAGTCAATTTTATGGCACCCATTACGGTGTACGATACATGGACAGATAACGCGAAAAACGAGCTGTACAATTCGCTGTTcggtaaaataaaatcaacagAGGAGCAGATGGTGTAA